TATGGGTCTATGGACCCAGTGGTCTCATGGTAAGCATGACTTTGGCAAAGACTCCATTTATAATCTGGCCCCCTTAAGCCTTAAGCTTTGAATCTCTGGGCATCAACATCAACTCAGACATTGCGTTCAATAGTTGTGAAAATGTCTGAGTATTCCAGAGTTGCATAAACCTACATAGATGGCTGTAGGTACCTTTGGGTAAAGATTGGAGGAATTGTTACAGGACATGTGTGTTTCAGTGTTCCAGTTTCTTTCCTTCTAAGGATCTGACCATCTCCTCTATCAATCAGTATGGATCTGAAAATTGACTCAAGTTCAGGAACTAAGCAAGGATTGTGACTCCTTATAGGGATGAATGCCCTCAGACTCCTGCTCTTTCattcttgctttgttttggttGCAGATGCTAAGTAGCATCCTTAGTGACTgcatatagtatacatatatttttttttttttgagacagagtcccagtctgtcacccaggctggagtgcagtggcatgatctcagctcattgcaaccttctcctcccaggttcaaacaattctcctgtctcagcctcccgagttgctgggactacaagcacatgccaccaggcctggctaatttttttgtgtgttttttttagtagaaaacagggtttcaccatattggtcaagctggtctcgaactcccgacctcgggtgatcaacctgccttggcctcccaaagtgctgagattacaggcttgagtcaccatgcctggccttttctatagatagatagatagatagatagatagatagatagatatatttcttttttgagatggagtctcactctgtcgcccaggctggagtgcagtggcgtgatctcggctcactgcaacctccgcttcccagattcaagtgattctcccacctgagcctcccaagtagctgagattacaggcacacgccaccatgcccggctaatttttttgtattttcactagagacagggtttcactatgttggccaggctggtcttaaactcctgaccttgtgatccgtctgcctcagcctcccaaagttctgggattacaggcgtgagccactgcgcctggccatctgCATATTTTTTTCCACAGTGATACCATGCTCTATTAGCCTATTTTAACCTCTACTACTACAACTCTCTGAAAGTCATGAATAAGCCAGTCCCAAGTCCTCATCTTGCCATCTGTTTTTCTTAGATCACAGAAATTTACCAAAATTTTTGTTAGTTCACACTTGCCAAGCAGCTGACACAAAGATGGGGGTTAGACACCAGAGAGATTTATTagtgaagggagaaggaaaaggcGGGAAGAAAATTCAGCCTGTAGGGAAGGTATGACAACTGTGgaaggtgacagagaaagaaggattgGCTAGGGAAAGACCAGGACTGCAGTGTGGTCCAAGGAAGTTTGGAATAGGTTTATGGGGAGTCCTCAGGCTAAAATCACCTCTCAGAGGTGTCTCTCATCTTGCCGAAAGGGGCTGGCTTTGTACCATTCTGCTGTGGTTAGTCACAGCCCGTGGGAAGTGAAGCCTTGGCACCACACTGTGGTAGGTCCAAAGGGGAGTGGTGGGACCAATCATGCTGGCCACAGTGGAGATTTGATCCCTACACTCTCATGGCTGCCATATATGCTTGCCCCATTCCCCTGCATCTGATGTCCCCAAACCTCAACCTCCTATTCTTGCTCCCATGCCATTATtctgtttccaaattttctaGTTCTTTCTAACCACTTTGATTATAACTTATTAGGACACTCTGTCTGGCTTTTTATTTGAGTTCTTCCCAAGtattcctctttttatttatttatttttttttgagagagggtcttgttctgttacccagattgggatgcagtgatacaatcatagctcattgcagccttgacctccaaggctcaagcaatcctccttcctcagcctccctagtagctgggactacaggggtgcaccactacacctggatttgttttttggagagagatgaggtctcgctttgttgcccagactgatctcgaactcctggcttcaagcaatcctcctggcttgACTTGCCAAAGCACTAgtattataggcaggagccaccaagcccagctccaAGTATTCCTCTTAAagtgttcctttccttttcttttctccttgccTTCATGGATTATAGTTTTCAAGGTAGTGGAAACCCCTCTGCAGGCCCTGCACATGAGTTGAGCTCAGGGACCAGATTTTTCTGGAAATAAAGATTTCATAGCCAAATTGAAATAAAGATGTTAGTAAAATATCCAAAGTGTTTCCTAACAGAAATACCCAAGTTACCTATAATCCCATAGATATGACTAGAGAAGCTAGCAGAAATCACAAcacattatttttagtaattttaatggTGTTTACAAAGGAATGCTCTGGCATTTTGGCTGATTATGTAGAAGGGAACTGTGCCTAAACATAAAAGGTactcaaataaatgtttatggaatgAACGAATACCTTATAATGGAAAAATGAGATCACAGAGAAAAGAGTCATATTCTTAGCTGATTGACTTTTTCTGTCACATAGGAAGTTGTCTTTAACGAATCCATTTCCTGGCTGGTGGAAGGACTTTTGTCTTCTCTCATGCACCGTTACAGTCTTCTGACGTGAGCATCAGTTAGTCTTACTCACATGTTCCTATTCTTTGTAGAGGTCTGGCATTACTGATCCAAGGAAAGAACTTTGGATGGTAGACCCTTATAGACAGAACACTGGAGAaggagctgggcatagtggctcatgccagtaatcccagcactttgagaggctaaagtgggaggattacttgagccaaggagtgtgagaccagtttgggcaatatagtgagaccccatgtctgcaaaaaataaaagattagctgggcctagtggcatgcatctgtggtcccagctacttgggaggaagaggtgagagaactgcttgggcctggagttggagactgcagtgaactatgatcacgctactgcactccagcctgggcgacagagtgagactttgagataaaaaaagagagggagaaagaaataaaagaaaagaaaaccagagaaCGTCTTAAGAAACCCCTTCTACCCACCCATGACTCTAGGATCACCCATGAAGGTGACCGAAAGGATGTTACCTTCTCTTGGCCTTTCAACATGCTGTGTCTTCTGTACTTAGAATCCTGAAAGGACCTAGTAAAGAGATATACCTGACCAATTTCCAGACTTTAATGTTTTGTTACTTCTGTAGACTCTCCCTCCAACCTGAGCACTCCCAGAAGTCCTACTGGAATCTCCACATATTACTTAAACGTTACTTAATCCAGAGGTTGATGTGCCTGACTATTAATCCTGAGGGCAGAGCAGCTGTTACAAGCAGTCTCACACATTTCACCTTCTTCCCAGACTCTTCAGATAACACCTGCTTATCCAGGATGCCATTCACCAGTAGCCCCAGCAGAATGTAGTCATCACAGTCATTAATCCGATTGGTAGAGTCATAGCCCAGTTCTACCTGTCCCTCTTTCACCTGATTCTCCTCTTTCAGTTCAGAGCCAGTCAGCACCTGAACTCGGAACACTGTAGCAGGTATGTCCAAAACCACAGTCAGGTGGctgccagccttagcctcctTGATATAAAAGAAATTCTTATCCAGACTATAGGCATTCATAAGAACAGAGGCATTGGTAACATTCAGACTAGTGTGAATGGTGGCAGCAGGGTTGCCAGGAGGGCCAATGTTATTTCCCTCAAACTCTTTATCCGTGAGGCTGTTCAACTGACTTTCAAAGGAGGAGTAATTGCCCATGTGCtggaagagggaggggaagaatTGGATTGGTTTTTTCTGCATGAGAAGGTCACGGAAATGGGAGAGAAGGTAGTCACAGGGCATTTCTTGgtagaagaggagaaggaagcgAACAAAGCAGGGGAGATCTCTGGCATGAAAGAGTTTTCCAATGAAGCCCAGCCTAGAGAACTCCAGAGTCACCCAAGCTTTTCTTTCCCAGGCAGACAGTATAGTAGCAATCTGGGAGACAAATCCAGGAGCACATTTCACATCATCTTCGATCATCAGGAAATAGTCAGAGTAGTTGGTAGCAAAGTTCATCAGGAAGGCATAATCCATATTTTGCTTGGAGCGAAAGGTTACATGGGTGGGAGTGTCATTAAAGTTTTTCTTAAGGTTCTTTAAGGGAAGATAGCTTTTAAGAGGAGTGTTGATCACTACTAGCTGTCTGGCCTGGACGTATGGTTGAAAGAGGGTTGAGATATTGGAGATCATTTGATCAAGCCAGTTGGGATCAGGATCTGCCAGGTGTACCAGAACAGTGAAGTATTTCTGCTCAGACAAGGAGGAAGCAAAGAAGAGAGATTGCAGGGTGTCCAAGAGGTAGCTTCCTTGGGGACGCTGCACTGAAGAAATCCCTATGGTCAGCAGTTCTAGGATTGGGGAGAAAAAGGACCTTTGTCAACTCAGAGAAATTAGAAAAGTATTTGCTATGGGTAAGGCTATGATATTCTCTTAGGTCTTTCCATATGCcaacttttatatatttctgtggttattttacattttctctctcGCAGGACTGACCACAGACCATATTAGGAGTTAATATCTGGTCACAAGTTGagagttcttttaaaaatcactgctgTTGAAAACAATTGTGGGGGAAATGGATAAAGATGACAAACTAATATTTGCAGCTATGCCCCACCCCAAATTCCTTCTACCTCAAATTTCACTAAGCTTATGTCTATAATTTCAACCTCAGGTgtgaatctcagcactttgggaggccaaggtggaggatcacttgagcccaggcattcaagaccagcctgggcaacatggcaaaacccatctctacaaaaattacaaaaaaactagatgggtgtggtggcataggcctgtggtgccagctactttcGAGGTAGGAGTGGGAGgatacttgagcctgggagtttgaggctacagtgaggcgagattgaactactgcactgcagcctggccaacagagtgagactgtgtctcaaaaacaaacacacacacacaaacaaaccaaaacttcCAACACCCttaccccaaaaaacaaaaacaaaattccaattaaaaaaacagaaagattgcCCTGAACCACACTACTTGGAGAACCACACAATTTGGAGAATTCCTGGAAGATAGAGAGACTACAGAACAGGACTGGTGGAGAAGTATAAGCAGAGGAATGCACAGTCCAAAAGATATGCAAGAAAACACAACTGCACAGGTGCATCTTTCTACAGAAGGCCTCAAAAAAATTTGAAGTTCAGAGCCACCAAATATAAAGTAGAGGAATGAGCCCTGGGATGGTCCTCTGGATAGTTGATTATAGAACTATTTCCAGGACCACTGGGCTAGTGCCCACCAAGGGGCTGGTGGTGGCAATGTCCATTCTCACATTAAAGTTCTAAGTATTTTTGTGTAAATAAAGTGGATGTTCTGCTAGGGGATAGGGCATGGCATGAGTCCTGCGGCTGAAAAGAGCATCAGAAGTGACCCCAGATGTCACTCCTGCCTTACAATCGAATGAGGCAGGTTTCCATAATCACAACCCACTTTTACAAAGAGGCAAACGGGGATGGCTCTTAGAGGGAAGAAGTTCACTGTTCACTCTAGATCCTCAAATATTAATCTGAAACAAGAAGCTTCAATATAACGGAAGAGAAACAACTAAATCAGAAAGAAACTACAGAAATAGAAGCTAACAGAGGAAACAATGATTGAAAATGCCAAATAAGTCAAATAAATACTCAGATCAGAGAGGAAATCACATTCTTTGGCAAAATAACCGGCTGATATGAATCATAAAGAGTTTGTAGAAAACATTAGTATGAGGACTTGACCAAGTTCAGGTTAGATTTTGGGGCAATAATACTTCATGCATTAGTGATGTGTTCTTTCATCTGAAGGCACAGAATAGCAGGCTGCTTCTGTTTTTATGATGTTAGCAGCCTTTGATGTTCAGTGCCTAGATCTGTTAATACATTACTGGTTGCAATATGGTGATATTCTAAGTTGAGCATTCCTGCTTTGTGCATTATCTGGAATGTTTCCGTAAAGAGAAAATTCCCCTCATTCACTCTTTGGTTACCCAGTTGTAGTTCATACAGAAAAGCAGGATAAATGCTGGTTCCCTTTTATCagctttcaaataaaataatgacttgGTTCCCTAGCATTCTCAAATGGTGACAAAAtgtatcaggtttttttttgtgggggagatCCTTATAAACTCATATATTTCATGTGTTTCAAATCATGgaaattttattctctctctctctcttttttttttttttgagacgaagttcgctcctgttgctcaggctggagtgcaatggcacgatcttggctcactgcaacctctgccttccaggttcaagtgatcctcctgcctcagcctcccgagtagctgggactacaggtgcctgtcaccacatcccgctaatttttgtatttttagtagagatgggatttcaccatattggtcaggctggtctcaaactcctgacctcaagtgatccacccgccttggcctctcaaagtgctgggattacaggcatgagccaccatgcccagctggaaattttattgttattgatgCTTAAATTATCCTGTCTTTGGCAAATAAGCTCTTGAAGTTGGATCCTGAGCTGTTCTGATACAACTTTAGTCGTTTTTATAAAGCTTCTCTGCTGTCTTCTATGACATTTCCTGCCTTGGATTTGGAATCATCCACTTTTTACAAGGAGCCCCTCCCCTTGTTGTAGTGGAAAATGAGAGTTAGAGTCTATGATCTGGCACCAAGGGTGCTCACTGTTGGTCATTTCTAGGCCCTTGTGGACAGagctagaaatatttaaaaaaaaaaaaaaaaagataaaacacatcATGAGCTCATACcgatattttaaaacacattccATTAAAAATGCAtctaaacttaaagaaaaaagtaggtTTTCATTGAGAGTTATTTGTGTTATTAAAACCGACAAATGTAAACACTCCTGAACTTCATCTTCTTTGGACATAATAAATAGCTTAGATCTGtctcttgaatttttaaagtacttgaatcaaggctgggcatggtggctcacacctgaaatcccaacactttgggaggctgagaggcaggtggatcacctgaggtcaggagttcaagaccagcctggccaaagtggtgataacctgtctctattaaaaatgcaaaaattagctgggcatggtggctcacccctgtagtcccagctactcaggaggctgaggtgggagaattgcttgaacctgggaggcagaggttgcagtgagtcgagatctcaccactgcactccagccttggtgacagagcgagaccctgtctcaaaaaacaaaacaaaacaaaaacaaacaaaaaaaaaaaaaaagaaaaaagaagtactTGACTCAGGAAGATCTTATTCTGTCTCAAggtttatttcttctattaaataCTGTTGTAACCTATGGAGATCAAACAGGTGTCACAGTCAGACTTCAGGAGGGTACATGGTGCCAAAGTGAACCGGTTCAGCAAGAGAATCACAAAGCCCTGATTGAACTGACAGGAAAAAGACCACATGTTCTCCAGCCAAACACTGCAGTAGCAGCTGCCCACAGGATTCTCAGTGACAGGGGAAATGGGACACATATTCTTGCTGCAGAGGCCAGTGAGGACCACAGGTAGATCAAGGCTGGTTCTATACTTTTGGGAGCAATT
This region of Macaca fascicularis isolate 582-1 chromosome 1, T2T-MFA8v1.1 genomic DNA includes:
- the LOC102131925 gene encoding alpha-1,3-mannosyl-glycoprotein 4-beta-N-acetylglucosaminyltransferase C-like; protein product: MRDFLWKLIIIATAVVLPIYYFIDENPFDTASFLSLKEKEMVAWQRARMQINPGRTNHMKTFKDMQKNSEPLENVNSHILLGASPTVKKLLTIGISSVQRPQGSYLLDTLQSLFFASSLSEQKYFTVLVHLADPDPNWLDQMISNISTLFQPYVQARQLVVINTPLKSYLPLKNLKKNFNDTPTHVTFRSKQNMDYAFLMNFATNYSDYFLMIEDDVKCAPGFVSQIATILSAWERKAWVTLEFSRLGFIGKLFHARDLPCFVRFLLLFYQEMPCDYLLSHFRDLLMQKKPIQFFPSLFQHMGNYSSFESQLNSLTDKEFEGNNIGPPGNPAATIHTSLNVTNASVLMNAYSLDKNFFYIKEAKAGSHLTVVLDIPATVFRVQVLTGSELKEENQVKEGQVELGYDSTNRINDCDDYILLGLLVNGILDKQVLSEESGKKVKCVRLLVTAALPSGLIVRHINLWIK